The following DNA comes from Flavobacterium sp. N3904.
TAAAAATTTTCTACCTTTTCATGCCAATGGTTTAACATTTACGGCTTTCGCCAATGACAAAATCCTTTATACATCTACCTTTTACTCCATTGGAGGAGGATTTGTTGTAAAAGAGGAACGCAGCAATGCCAAAAAAAAATTAGCCATAAAATGTGCTTTCCCTTTTCAGATACAAAATGCAGAAGAACTTTTAAATTATACGATTTCAGAAAACAAAACCATTTCGGAGATTGTTTATGAAAACGAAAAATCCATGCGTTCCGAAGCAGTTATTCATCACGAATTAATGCGTATTTGGAATACAATGTTGGAATGTATGTATATTGGATGTCACTCCGAAGGCATTCTTCCTGGTGGATTGAATGTACGAAGACGCGCCTTTGATATGCATCAAAATCTGATAGGTTTGGCAAACTATACCAACCCACAGGAATGGCTGGAAGAAATTCGAAAAACCGAAGTCAAATTTCGACAAATCCTAAAATGGGTGAGCTGTTTTGCATTGGCGGTAAATGAAGTAAATGCATCATTGGGACGAGTAGTTACGGCGCCAACCAATGGAAGTGCTGGAGTAATACCAGCTGTTTTGATGTATTATATGGTCATCGAAAATCATAATGCTGGCGAAAAAGAGATTCAACAATTCTTGATGGTAGCCGGCGAAATAGGCAGTATTTTCAAGAAAGGATCCACTATTTCTGCCGCAATGGGAGGTTGTCAAGCCGAGATTGGAGTTTCATCAGCTATGGCTGCCGCCGCTTTGTGCGAACTGATGGGAGGATCTCCAGCACAAGTTTTGATGGCTGCCGAAATTGCAATGGAACATCATTTGGGTTTAACTTGTGACCCTATAGGTGGCTTGGTTCAAATTCCATGTATTGAAAGAAATACTATGGGAGCCATAAAAGCAATAAACGCAGCAGAACTAGCATTGGAAACCGATTCCAAAAATGCAAAAGTTCCATTAGACAAAGTAATTGATACCATGTGGCAAACTGCCAAAGACATGAACTCCAAATACAAAGAAACCTCCGAAGGTGGACTTGCAATCGCGGTAAATATGGCAGACTGCTAGGATTTCAGATGGCAGATTTCAGAATACAAAAAATTGAACATTAAAAAAGATATCAGATAAGACGTAAATCTTCTTATTCTGATATCTTTTTTTATCTGCTTACTGCACTGATATCTGAAATCTACCTTCTGCAATCTGCTAAACGACCTCTTTTCTCTCCAATTCTAAATTCGAAATAGGTTGATACACTATAGGAATTTCCTCAATTACAACATCACTTTTATCCAATCCAAATGCTCTAGTATCAGACAGTGACATGTTTTTTAATATATAATATGAATTCAATAAAAGTCCATCTCTTACGGCAAACTCATTTTCAACCGATAAGAATTTTTCAATAATTACAAATTTAAAGTCAGGTTCAGGGTTGTATTTTGTAGAACCATCAGCGCGAATATGTAAATTCAGTTCTTTATTATCAACAAGATTTTGAACAATTCTTTTGAAATACAATTCCACTTTTGGTTGAATTCTGAAACCAATATTTAATACAATTTTGATCACTTTATCATCCAACAATTCAATAACTTCATAATTTAAATCAAAGGGAGAATTGGTTCTATTGATATGAAAAAACCAATATACATCAGCCCTTTTAGGTTTTTTAGAAAAAATAGAATTCAATATTTTCTCTTCAATTTCATAATTCCTGTCTGCTTTTGACAAATAAATTAAATGTGTAGAATACTTCGGAATGGAAACATCATTACTTAATTCCTCCAATCTCGCAGTATGCTCCGTCAAATTGGTAAATTTTACAAACTTATTATTGATTTTTCGAGAAAAGAACCAAACATACATGGTCATAAATATAAATAGCTCGAAGAACAAAAACATCCAACGTTCTTTGATTTTTACAATATTGGCAACAAAAAAAGCAATTTCAATAGCTGTAAAAATAGTTATGATTACACCTATAAGAATTCTATTCATCTTTTTGATATAAATCAAATAATAATTCAAAAGTACTGTCGTCATAAGCATTGCGATGGTTATCGAAAATCCATAAGCCGCTTCCATATTGGCAGAAGTTCTAAAATACAAAACCATCAAAATACAGCCAACCCATAAAATTGTATTCACTGATGGAATATAAATTTGCCCTTTCAAATTGGTTGGGTTTTTCATAGTCACACGAGGCCAAAAATTAAGGGATACTGCTTCGTTTATTAAAGTAAATGAACCACTTATCAAGGCTTGTGAAGCAATAATAGCAGCAAAAGTCGAGATAATTACCCCTGCAAATAAAAACCAATGCGGCATAATAGTATAAAAAGGATTCTTACCTTCAAGAAAAGGATGATTTTGATTCATTAACCAAGAAGCTTGTCCTAAATAATTAACAACCAATGCTATTTTTACAAAAACCCAAGTGGCTCTAATGTTTCTTTTTCCACAATGTCCCAAGTCTGAATATAAAGCTTCGGCTCCAGTGGTACAAAGAAAAACTGCTCCCAATAACCAAAATCCATGTGGATATTCAACCAATAATTCATAAGCATACATAGGATTTAAAGCAGTTAATATTGCTGGATGTTCCAAAATTTGAACAAATCCTAAAACAAAAAGCATAGAGAACCAAACCACCATGGCAGGACCAAAAAAGAATCCCACTTTTTGTGTACCAAAACGCTGAAAAAAGAAAAGTCCCGATAAAATTACAATAACAATTGGTAGAATTGGTATATTAGGAACGACATCTCCCAAACCCTCAACAGCCGAAGTTACAGAAATTGGTGGTGTAATAATTCCGTCGGCCAAAAGTGTGGTAGCTCCCAAAATAGTTGGAATTATTAGTTTTCCTTTTCCAAATCGTTTTACCAATGCATAAAGAGAGAAAACACCTCCTTCTCCGTGATTATCGGCAGAAAGAGTCAGCAATACATATTTGAAAGTCGTTTGAAAAGTAAGTGTCCAAAAGATACACGAAATCCCTCCATAAACAAGTAATTTTGATATTTCTCTTTGCCCTATGATGGCTTTCATAACATATAACGGACTGGTTCCTATATCGCCGTAAATAATTCCTAGTGCAACCAAAAGAGATGCAGCTGTTACTTTTTGAACCGTTGATTTATTCATTTTATTCTAAATTTATATTCATTTAACTCATTAATTTTTGGACATAGAAAGTCCACTATAGAGATGTATAGAACACTCATATTACATTATTTTTTTCAACTGTTTAATTGATTTAACTAGTATTAAATCGGTATCCTACCCCCGATTCTGTGATAATAAACTTAGGTCTGTTTGGGTCTTCTTCAATTTTTTTTCGCAGTTGTGCCACAAAAACACGTAAATATTGGGTTTGGTCGGCATAGCTGTTTCCCCAAACCTGTTTCAGCAGATATTGATGGGTTAAGACTCTCCCTTCATTTTTTATAAAAATAGAAAGAAGATTGTATTCGGTCGTTGTGAGTTTCAAAATTTCATTATTCAATCTCACAATCCTAGAAGCCAAATCAATAGAAACGGCACCAAACAAGATTATAGGTTCTTTTTCGTTTGGAACCAAATTTCGTAAAGCAGTACGAATCCTAGCTAATAATTCCTGTGTGCGAAACGGTTTGGTCAAATAATCATTTGCTCCGTTGTCAAGCGCTTTCACAATTTCATCTTCAGTACTTTTAACCGTTAAAATTATAATTGGGTTACTATACCATTCGCGTAAACGTTTCAAGACTTCTTGTCCGTCTTCATCTGGCAAACCCAAATCGAGAATAACCAAATCGGGTTGATGATTGGCCGCCATAGCCATTCCTTCTTTTGCATTTACAGCAAAAATTGTTTTGTAATCATTAGAATTTAGGGTGATTTCAAGTAGTTTTCTAATTTGAATTTCATCATCAATGACTAAAATTTGGGCACTATTACTCATTTGAAATTTCTTTAGTATTCATAGTTAGGGTTTGAAAACTAAGTGTGAAAACCGAACCACCTTCTTCTCTATTTTCGAGTTTTACTTTTCCGTTTTGCGCTTCTACAAATCCTTTTACAATAGACAAACCTAAACCAGTTCCGCCAGTTTTTGAATTTTGAAGGCGATAAAATTTATCAAAAACTTTGTCAATCTCATCTTCAGGAAACCCAATTCCATCATCTGCAATGGTAATCACACAAGGGAATAATTTATCGGGATTATAATCAAAATCGACATCGACGTTATAAGAAACTTTAATCTCTATTTTAGCCCCTTTTGGTGTATATTGAGCCGCATTAAAAACCAAATTAAAAATAATCTGTTGCATCAAACCGTAATCCAATTTAAAAAGCGGTAAGTTTTCATCAGTTCTTACCACCACTTTATGAAACTGTAAATCGTCTTTTAAATGATCCAAAACATTATAAATCAGTTCTTCTAAGTCACACCAATCCAATTTGGCTTGAACTACGCCAGATTCCAAACGGGACATATTCAATAAATTTTCTACTTGGTGATTCAATCTCAAAGAAGCTTTCTCAATTTCAGCATATAAATTTTCTTTATTTTCTTCAGAAATATGTACCGATTTACTTTGAATGGTATCGATAGCTCCCATAATTGTCGAAATGGGAGTTCTTAATTCATGCGATAAAGAATCGAGTAAAGCATTGTAAAGTTTCATCGTATTAACTCTAATTTCCTTTACCTGCAATATTTTTTCGGCTCTTCTAATTTTATTGGTCAAAACAGCGTTTACAAGTGCAATAATAAAGAATAACACCAATAGCAATGAATCTTCGGCATCGCTAATATGAAAAGTATAATAGGGTTGAATGAAGAAAAAATTTAATATTAGTGCACTCAAAACAGCGCTAAGAAGTAATGGTAATATAGCCAAAAACATTGACAGTACTGAAACTACCACCAATAAAATATAACCAACAATTTTATAATCTAAATAATCTCGGGTAAACAAACACAAGGAAGCGACTATACCAACAGATAATATGCTTATTAAATATTGATTTTTTATTTTAACTTGATCCAAAATACTACCCATATCCTTGTATTTAATTGATGGTACAAATTTACAAGGATATGATATAAGTATTTTATAATATAATAAACTAGGATATAAAGATTTTATAAAGATTTACTTTGTACCCATTTAAGCACTTAATAATTTGAAATAAAAAGTACTTCCCAATCCCAACTCGCTTTCTACACCAATAGTTCCGCCTTGAGCTTCAATGAACTCTTTACATATTGCCAGTCCCAATCCTGTTCCGGTTTTATGACTTCCGGGTATTTGAAAATATTTGTCGAAAACTTTGGCTTTATAACGGCTATCAATTCCCCTTCCTGCATCAATAACTTGAAAAACTAGAGTATTTTTTTCGGTTTTAAGACGTACAATAATTTTGCTTTTTTCTGATGAATAGGTAATTGCATTGGTTAGAAAATTAATCAAAACCCAAGCTGTTTTCTCAGTATCTGCTTTTACATACAGCAGATTTTCATCCATTTCGGTAATCAATTCAATTTGCTTTTGTTCCGCTTGAACCTTTACAGCTTCGGTGGCATAATGCACAATTTTATACGGGTTACTTTTTTCCATATTCAACTGAATATTTCCCGTTTCTAATTGTGATAATTCAAGCAATTCCCCAGTAATTTTCAACAAACGCTGACTGTCTTCTTTAATACTTTCTATCAATTGCTTTTGCCCTTCATTCATGGTTCCTGTTTGCGAATTTTCGAGCAACTGCAAACTTAATTTTATGGACGAAATTGGCGTTTTCAATTCGTGTGAAACAGTAGCTATAAAATTGGTCTTGGCAAAATCCAGTTCTTTAAAAACGGTTATATTTCTCAAAATGATTACATCGCCAATAGCAATTTCGTTGTCTTCACCAGTCGGTTTTATAGTGATAGTTACATTCTCTTTTTCAAAATAACTTTCTTTTCCATCTGCAAAAATCTTCATCGGAAGTGCCTTTTGATTGTTACTTTGCAAATCATTTACGATTAACGATTTCATCAAATCATTTGTCAATGCCAGAGTTATTGCACTTTTCCCGATTACGTCTTCCTGTTTCAATCCAATAATCTTTAAAGCTTCATCATTTACAAAAAGGATTAAACCTTGATTATCCAAACCTATTATTGGATCATGCATATTGTTAATCAAAGTCTCCAAACGTTTCTTTTCGAAAGATAATTTATAAAGATTACTATTATGATATTCTTCTAGTTTTTTGGCCATGGTATTAAAGGATCTTGCCAAATCGCCAAACTCATTATGGTTCATAAAATCTACTCTTCTGGAATAATTTTTATTGGCAATTTCTTTGATACTTTCAGTTAATTCTTTTATCGGATTGGCAATATTATTGGGCAAATTCACCAACAAATTAAATGCAATCAGAAAACAAAGTGTTCCGGTAATGGCAATCCACATATTGGCTGTTTCTGCAGTGCGCTTGGCAATATCACTTTTTTGCTTAATAGCAACCATATTCACTTTCATGATCTCGAAAATGTCTTGACGAATTTTGCTTTTCACAGTTTCATCAGACCTGTTATTTTTCAAAAAATTAAAATTTTCTTTTAAATTAGTGGTTGCTTTTCCCTCACCTACTTCGGTGATGTTTGCAATTTGATATTTGAGATTGGTTTCAAATACTGCAATCGATTTTTCTTCATTGGTATTAATTTCATCCAATGAAAGCAGCATATTTCGAGAATATTCTAGTGTATTATAATTGGCTTTCAATATATTTTCGGTGTCTTTTTTTATAGAAAAAACATAATAGCCGCTTACTAACACTAGGATAATTATCATTGTGAATAACAATCCAACTCCTAGGTTCAATTTAGTTTTAATTTTCATGAGAAGATAATTTTTATTTTTTAATGGAACATGGAATGCTTCGCCAGTTCGCTTATGCTCGGGTCGCCCTTTTTTATTTCTTTTTGCATTTTAAAATCATGACGATTTCATTTTAAGATAGAATTACAAGGTCAATATTAGATAATGAAAGATTGTTTAATAGTCTACTAAAAATTGTAGTAGATAAAATTACTTTAAATAAATTAAAATGTGGTTTCCCGATACAAACCGTTGTGATATTTTTTTGTTTTACCACTTCTAGCATCGCATCGGTAATATTATTACTTTCAATTTTAATTACTTCAGCTCCTAATTGGGTGGCCAATTTA
Coding sequences within:
- a CDS encoding L-serine ammonia-lyase, translated to MEECISVFDMLKIGVGPSSSHTLGPWRAAERFLSELKNNKVLTKVTRVKVDLYGSLSLTGKGHATDLAIMLGLSGQDPEYIPVQNIEGIIKSIENNNQINLGNEISIPFYFLQDIIFNKNFLPFHANGLTFTAFANDKILYTSTFYSIGGGFVVKEERSNAKKKLAIKCAFPFQIQNAEELLNYTISENKTISEIVYENEKSMRSEAVIHHELMRIWNTMLECMYIGCHSEGILPGGLNVRRRAFDMHQNLIGLANYTNPQEWLEEIRKTEVKFRQILKWVSCFALAVNEVNASLGRVVTAPTNGSAGVIPAVLMYYMVIENHNAGEKEIQQFLMVAGEIGSIFKKGSTISAAMGGCQAEIGVSSAMAAAALCELMGGSPAQVLMAAEIAMEHHLGLTCDPIGGLVQIPCIERNTMGAIKAINAAELALETDSKNAKVPLDKVIDTMWQTAKDMNSKYKETSEGGLAIAVNMADC
- a CDS encoding KUP/HAK/KT family potassium transporter, which encodes MNKSTVQKVTAASLLVALGIIYGDIGTSPLYVMKAIIGQREISKLLVYGGISCIFWTLTFQTTFKYVLLTLSADNHGEGGVFSLYALVKRFGKGKLIIPTILGATTLLADGIITPPISVTSAVEGLGDVVPNIPILPIVIVILSGLFFFQRFGTQKVGFFFGPAMVVWFSMLFVLGFVQILEHPAILTALNPMYAYELLVEYPHGFWLLGAVFLCTTGAEALYSDLGHCGKRNIRATWVFVKIALVVNYLGQASWLMNQNHPFLEGKNPFYTIMPHWFLFAGVIISTFAAIIASQALISGSFTLINEAVSLNFWPRVTMKNPTNLKGQIYIPSVNTILWVGCILMVLYFRTSANMEAAYGFSITIAMLMTTVLLNYYLIYIKKMNRILIGVIITIFTAIEIAFFVANIVKIKERWMFLFFELFIFMTMYVWFFSRKINNKFVKFTNLTEHTARLEELSNDVSIPKYSTHLIYLSKADRNYEIEEKILNSIFSKKPKRADVYWFFHINRTNSPFDLNYEVIELLDDKVIKIVLNIGFRIQPKVELYFKRIVQNLVDNKELNLHIRADGSTKYNPEPDFKFVIIEKFLSVENEFAVRDGLLLNSYYILKNMSLSDTRAFGLDKSDVVIEEIPIVYQPISNLELERKEVV
- a CDS encoding response regulator: MSNSAQILVIDDEIQIRKLLEITLNSNDYKTIFAVNAKEGMAMAANHQPDLVILDLGLPDEDGQEVLKRLREWYSNPIIILTVKSTEDEIVKALDNGANDYLTKPFRTQELLARIRTALRNLVPNEKEPIILFGAVSIDLASRIVRLNNEILKLTTTEYNLLSIFIKNEGRVLTHQYLLKQVWGNSYADQTQYLRVFVAQLRKKIEEDPNRPKFIITESGVGYRFNTS
- a CDS encoding ATP-binding protein, with amino-acid sequence MGSILDQVKIKNQYLISILSVGIVASLCLFTRDYLDYKIVGYILLVVVSVLSMFLAILPLLLSAVLSALILNFFFIQPYYTFHISDAEDSLLLVLFFIIALVNAVLTNKIRRAEKILQVKEIRVNTMKLYNALLDSLSHELRTPISTIMGAIDTIQSKSVHISEENKENLYAEIEKASLRLNHQVENLLNMSRLESGVVQAKLDWCDLEELIYNVLDHLKDDLQFHKVVVRTDENLPLFKLDYGLMQQIIFNLVFNAAQYTPKGAKIEIKVSYNVDVDFDYNPDKLFPCVITIADDGIGFPEDEIDKVFDKFYRLQNSKTGGTGLGLSIVKGFVEAQNGKVKLENREEGGSVFTLSFQTLTMNTKEISNE
- a CDS encoding ATP-binding protein encodes the protein MKIKTKLNLGVGLLFTMIIILVLVSGYYVFSIKKDTENILKANYNTLEYSRNMLLSLDEINTNEEKSIAVFETNLKYQIANITEVGEGKATTNLKENFNFLKNNRSDETVKSKIRQDIFEIMKVNMVAIKQKSDIAKRTAETANMWIAITGTLCFLIAFNLLVNLPNNIANPIKELTESIKEIANKNYSRRVDFMNHNEFGDLARSFNTMAKKLEEYHNSNLYKLSFEKKRLETLINNMHDPIIGLDNQGLILFVNDEALKIIGLKQEDVIGKSAITLALTNDLMKSLIVNDLQSNNQKALPMKIFADGKESYFEKENVTITIKPTGEDNEIAIGDVIILRNITVFKELDFAKTNFIATVSHELKTPISSIKLSLQLLENSQTGTMNEGQKQLIESIKEDSQRLLKITGELLELSQLETGNIQLNMEKSNPYKIVHYATEAVKVQAEQKQIELITEMDENLLYVKADTEKTAWVLINFLTNAITYSSEKSKIIVRLKTEKNTLVFQVIDAGRGIDSRYKAKVFDKYFQIPGSHKTGTGLGLAICKEFIEAQGGTIGVESELGLGSTFYFKLLSA